In Desulfobotulus pelophilus, a single window of DNA contains:
- the recD gene encoding exodeoxyribonuclease V subunit alpha, with translation MHQSGMSTSFDISEHATQDEPKLSAMLGLQPLDYHLTALLQRMDPGMSSVLELAVKALSARTREGHICLDLAGRDGIWPKVVRMADVEGGLDAWRREIAASPLVGQCRDEVRPLMLMGNRLYLRRYFRAETAVAEGLLKRAGEKAAVPDSAFLKKILDHYFPAEENERISLQKVAAFAAARKSLSVIVGGPGTGKTTTVCRLLASLCSLADTVPEVVLAAPTGKAAGRLCESMLAGKRVLESVNGGMAGAIPETASTLHRLLGLVHGRRPRHHKENPLSADVVVVDEVSMVDLFLMAKLMDALKPGARLILLGDRYQLASVLPGAVLGEICKQASWERSIDFIEDFKEVFGTALPFTSRSGVPAMADCVVELTRSWRFDAAGGIGRLARGLNEGRSPDVLSLLEEGEDPSCGWYPVAGAGDREAVLMDAIQDGFSGLMAARTPEQAFAALESFRILCVLREGPSGVGGMNGMVEKILERTGHVRVAGPWYAGRPVMVLRNDAATGLYNGDVGFTMQEEKSGDLQVVFPAEGGGFRSFHPLRLPDVETVFAMTVHKSQGSEFDRVLLILPERDTPVLTREILYTAVTRARKEIRLAGDRNILTIGMGRSVNRSSGLGDMIWKSKAL, from the coding sequence ATGCATCAGTCAGGGATGAGCACTTCGTTTGATATATCGGAGCATGCCACGCAGGATGAACCAAAGCTGTCAGCCATGCTTGGCCTGCAGCCACTGGATTATCATCTGACGGCACTGCTGCAGCGAATGGATCCGGGGATGTCATCCGTTCTGGAGCTGGCGGTGAAAGCCCTTTCCGCACGTACACGGGAAGGCCATATATGTCTGGATCTGGCGGGCAGGGACGGTATCTGGCCAAAGGTGGTCCGTATGGCTGACGTGGAAGGAGGGCTGGATGCCTGGCGCCGGGAAATAGCGGCATCACCCCTGGTGGGTCAGTGCAGGGATGAGGTCCGCCCCCTGATGCTTATGGGAAACCGGCTCTATCTGCGGCGCTATTTCCGGGCGGAGACGGCTGTGGCCGAAGGACTGCTGAAAAGGGCAGGGGAAAAAGCAGCTGTGCCCGATTCCGCTTTTTTGAAGAAAATTCTGGATCATTATTTCCCGGCAGAAGAAAATGAACGTATCAGCCTGCAGAAGGTGGCAGCCTTTGCCGCAGCCCGAAAAAGTCTTTCGGTGATTGTGGGGGGGCCGGGAACGGGAAAAACCACCACGGTCTGCCGTCTGCTGGCAAGCCTCTGTTCTCTGGCAGACACGGTGCCGGAAGTGGTGTTGGCCGCACCTACAGGCAAGGCCGCAGGAAGGCTTTGTGAATCCATGCTGGCTGGAAAGCGGGTTCTGGAATCGGTGAATGGCGGTATGGCTGGGGCCATACCGGAAACGGCTTCCACTCTGCACCGGCTTCTGGGTCTGGTCCATGGCAGGAGACCCCGTCATCATAAAGAAAATCCCCTTTCTGCGGATGTTGTGGTGGTGGATGAGGTCTCCATGGTGGATCTTTTTCTGATGGCAAAGCTCATGGATGCCCTGAAACCCGGAGCCCGTCTGATTCTTCTGGGAGATCGGTATCAGCTGGCCAGTGTACTGCCCGGTGCCGTTCTGGGTGAAATATGCAAGCAGGCCTCATGGGAGCGTTCCATTGATTTTATAGAGGATTTCAAAGAAGTTTTCGGTACGGCTCTTCCCTTTACTTCCCGTAGTGGAGTACCCGCCATGGCAGATTGTGTGGTGGAACTCACCCGCAGCTGGCGATTTGATGCTGCAGGCGGTATCGGCCGGCTGGCCCGTGGCTTGAATGAGGGCCGATCGCCCGATGTCCTCTCCCTGCTGGAGGAGGGGGAAGATCCTTCCTGTGGCTGGTATCCCGTTGCAGGAGCCGGAGATCGGGAAGCTGTTCTCATGGATGCGATACAGGACGGGTTTTCAGGTCTTATGGCGGCCCGCACTCCTGAACAGGCCTTTGCTGCTCTGGAGAGCTTCCGTATTCTCTGTGTGCTGCGGGAAGGGCCATCCGGTGTTGGCGGGATGAACGGGATGGTGGAGAAAATCCTCGAAAGGACCGGTCATGTCAGGGTGGCAGGACCCTGGTATGCGGGAAGGCCTGTTATGGTGCTCAGAAATGATGCGGCTACAGGGCTTTATAATGGTGATGTGGGGTTTACCATGCAGGAAGAAAAAAGCGGAGATCTGCAGGTTGTGTTTCCTGCGGAGGGCGGTGGGTTCCGTTCTTTTCATCCCCTTCGCCTCCCGGATGTGGAAACGGTTTTTGCCATGACCGTACACAAAAGCCAGGGTTCGGAATTTGACCGGGTTCTTCTCATACTGCCGGAACGGGATACCCCTGTACTCACCCGTGAGATTCTTTATACGGCGGTTACAAGGGCAAGAAAAGAGATCCGTCTTGCCGGAGACCGGAATATTCTGACCATAGGAATGGGGCGAAGTGTGAACCGGTCTTCCGGATTGGGAGATATGATATGGAAATCAAAAGCCCTGTGA
- the ilvY gene encoding HTH-type transcriptional activator IlvY: protein MHIEELELFLNLARTRHFQKASAQSNISPSALSRTIQRMENLLGEKLFERTNRSVSLTPAGIVFRSYAEQMLKTWKEGRQALSLEKGVISGELAIYCSVTAAYGILPDMLDGFRRQFPQVHIKLRTGDAESALEQLQKGDTDITIAALPEQMPEHIQSMHVASTPLVWIRSMKYEKDRDTVMNWDRTPLILPKQGIARKRFDRWRREMGIRPTIYAQVTGNEAIIAMVHLGCGVGLVPEMVLEKSPVHHTIETLDVSPPLKPYVIGICTHRRNLSNGVTLAFWNTAADYAVS from the coding sequence ATGCATATCGAAGAATTGGAACTGTTTCTGAACCTTGCGCGAACCCGGCATTTCCAAAAAGCAAGTGCCCAGAGCAACATCAGCCCCTCTGCCCTCTCAAGGACCATACAACGCATGGAAAACCTGCTGGGTGAAAAACTGTTTGAGAGAACCAACCGTAGCGTATCCCTCACACCGGCGGGCATTGTCTTCCGCAGCTATGCGGAGCAGATGCTGAAAACCTGGAAGGAAGGAAGGCAGGCTCTTTCACTGGAGAAGGGGGTCATTTCCGGAGAACTGGCCATCTACTGCTCCGTAACGGCCGCCTACGGCATTCTGCCCGATATGCTGGACGGCTTCCGCAGGCAGTTTCCACAGGTACACATCAAACTGCGTACGGGCGATGCGGAAAGCGCACTGGAGCAGCTGCAGAAGGGGGACACGGACATTACCATTGCCGCCCTTCCCGAACAGATGCCAGAACACATTCAGTCCATGCATGTGGCCAGCACACCCCTGGTCTGGATCCGCTCCATGAAATATGAAAAAGACCGGGATACCGTCATGAACTGGGACCGCACCCCCCTCATTCTGCCCAAACAGGGAATTGCCCGGAAACGTTTTGACCGCTGGCGCAGGGAGATGGGCATCCGGCCCACCATCTATGCCCAGGTTACGGGAAATGAAGCCATCATCGCCATGGTGCATCTGGGATGCGGCGTGGGTCTGGTTCCGGAAATGGTACTGGAGAAAAGCCCGGTGCATCACACCATTGAAACCCTTGATGTGTCTCCGCCCCTGAAACCCTATGTCATTGGCATCTGTACCCACCGGAGGAATCTCAGCAACGGGGTAACCCTTGCCTTCTGGAATACGGCAGCAGACTATGCCGTGAGCTGA
- a CDS encoding HAD family hydrolase: protein MFLCEKFDVFLFDLDGTLTDPKEGITKSVQYALKKMGILEKNLERLVHFIGPPLKHSFMTHYGFSQEQAMEAIDWYREYFADRGIFENRCLDGMDSFLSRLVQEKKKLFVATSKPTVFARIITDTFGLSPYFWEVAGSELDGTRCEKASVIRYLFDHHDISREKTLMIGDREHDVIGARENGIASLGVGFGYGSRDELEKAGADYFAASLADLNRLFF from the coding sequence ATGTTTTTATGTGAAAAGTTTGACGTTTTTCTTTTTGATCTGGACGGTACTCTCACCGATCCCAAAGAGGGCATCACAAAATCCGTGCAGTATGCCCTGAAGAAAATGGGTATTCTTGAAAAAAATCTGGAACGTCTGGTTCATTTTATCGGGCCTCCGCTGAAACATTCCTTTATGACTCACTATGGTTTTAGCCAAGAGCAGGCCATGGAAGCCATTGACTGGTACAGGGAGTATTTTGCGGACAGGGGTATTTTTGAAAACCGTTGTTTGGATGGTATGGACAGTTTTCTGAGCCGTCTGGTTCAGGAGAAAAAAAAGCTCTTTGTGGCCACATCCAAACCAACGGTGTTTGCAAGAATCATAACGGATACCTTTGGTCTTTCTCCTTATTTTTGGGAGGTGGCGGGCAGTGAGCTGGATGGTACAAGATGTGAAAAAGCTTCCGTGATCCGGTATCTTTTTGATCATCATGATATTTCTCGGGAAAAAACCCTCATGATCGGTGACAGGGAACATGATGTGATCGGAGCCCGAGAAAATGGCATCGCTTCTTTAGGAGTAGGCTTTGGTTACGGCAGCAGGGATGAGCTGGAAAAGGCCGGAGCGGATTATTTTGCAGCCAGTCTGGCGGATCTTAACAGGCTGTTTTTCTGA
- the recB gene encoding exodeoxyribonuclease V subunit beta: MAFMPSFDPVNTPLEGTLLMEASAGTGKTHTIASLFVRLVMEHALPVERILVVTFTEAASGELKERIYARLGDTLAALEGRPFSESFSDEMARRHGSSREARRRIIGAMRNFDRAAIGTIHSFCYRMLRENRFESGLRSDAELLMDTGLLRQNAADDVWRRHVASLDLAMAEILTDKRSPEDLMQLASRYGGPDQLILPDGAMPDIMPFQETVRQAEERVKEIWRYDGENLTAFLQGSENLKRNILKTATVEKGLGELADWVAGKQAFSPEFLWKLTPENMEKARKKNAPAPEHPFYHACEALLKARAELASVSDMARSVFLKDLLQAVRKREASLKEKEGFLTFDDLLLTLRNAVLEDDQGGMCRRIRELFGAALIDEFQDTDPVQYAVFDAVFARAGLPLLLIGDPKQAIYAFRGADVFAYLDAAKKSRKRYTLDYNWRSDPELIEAVNRIFEKNPRAFVLEGMEFQPVKAAPRTREVLTDPANVLPFTFWLAESEDQKPISVKQLLPRALGAVSDEIVRLLGGGRRGDIRIGDRGVEPGDMAVLVRSNKEALQARNFLADRGVPAVIHADGNVLDSSEAKELLSVLAAIHHPWNGGKLRRALGTKIMGFSMKTIDFLNRNERAFNRESTFFMECRNLWQERGVFPMLSYLYEKGGLLVRAAGSGDGERQVTNLLHLAEILHGAEVEEKRGPEVLLRWLERQGNPAFSRRMEAPLRLESDGQRVRVITVHRSKGLEYPIIFCPFLYSATDVLGPATNPEKILVYHDPEQGNRLCVDLGGRVDRSREESLTRKESMAEQARLLYVALTRARHRVYAVWGSINNTRGRACNWVLHNEADVIPAADQVQKDMNALAMDGVLACHPLPEDRCQKLPHLAETADIPVCCTPGHLPADPFRITSFSSLVAGKYRENPADRDGIAKLTAKSEDPAGDIFSFPAGTRPGSFLHHVFENIDFTHERFQFEPAVRKSLYLFGYDEAWLPAILEMVERVLAMPFGEEGFRLKDVELADQLRELDFYFPLNTLESGFISQWVQKITLGACEYLPPQLERLHFSRSAGYVRGVMDLVFRHKGRYYLLDWKSNDLGPDYIAYTPENLKKEMAVHLYTLQYHLYVLALDRYLRLRLENYDYERDFGGVAYVFLRGVDSEKAPGCGLFFEKPPVDRIREMAGWMMAEGLLNSSPD, encoded by the coding sequence ATGGCATTCATGCCTTCCTTTGATCCCGTGAATACCCCCCTTGAAGGAACCCTTCTTATGGAGGCCAGTGCGGGAACGGGAAAAACTCACACCATTGCCAGTCTTTTTGTGCGCCTTGTCATGGAACATGCCCTGCCTGTGGAGCGCATCCTTGTGGTTACCTTCACGGAAGCCGCCAGCGGAGAGTTGAAGGAGCGGATTTATGCCAGGCTGGGTGATACCCTTGCGGCTCTGGAAGGAAGGCCCTTTTCAGAATCTTTTTCCGATGAAATGGCCAGACGGCATGGCAGCAGCCGGGAGGCAAGGCGCCGAATCATCGGGGCCATGCGGAATTTTGACCGGGCGGCCATCGGCACCATTCATTCGTTTTGTTACCGCATGCTCCGCGAAAACCGTTTTGAATCAGGGCTGCGGTCTGATGCCGAGCTGCTAATGGATACCGGGCTTTTGCGGCAGAATGCGGCGGATGATGTCTGGCGCAGGCATGTGGCTTCCCTTGACCTTGCAATGGCGGAAATTCTGACGGATAAACGCAGCCCTGAAGATCTGATGCAACTGGCCTCCCGCTATGGAGGGCCGGATCAGCTGATCTTACCCGATGGGGCCATGCCGGATATCATGCCTTTTCAGGAAACAGTGCGGCAGGCAGAGGAAAGGGTGAAGGAAATCTGGCGGTATGATGGTGAAAACCTGACCGCCTTTCTTCAAGGTTCGGAAAACCTGAAACGGAACATCCTGAAAACGGCTACCGTAGAAAAGGGCCTTGGAGAGCTGGCTGACTGGGTGGCGGGTAAACAGGCTTTTTCCCCGGAGTTTTTATGGAAACTGACACCGGAGAATATGGAAAAGGCCAGAAAAAAAAATGCCCCTGCGCCGGAGCATCCCTTTTACCATGCCTGTGAAGCTTTGCTGAAGGCCAGGGCAGAGCTTGCCTCGGTTTCTGATATGGCCCGATCCGTTTTTCTGAAGGATCTCCTTCAGGCCGTACGCAAAAGAGAAGCGTCCCTGAAAGAAAAAGAGGGTTTTCTTACCTTTGATGATCTTCTTCTCACACTGAGGAATGCCGTACTGGAAGATGATCAGGGCGGTATGTGCCGGCGTATCCGGGAGCTTTTCGGAGCCGCCCTCATTGATGAGTTTCAGGACACGGATCCTGTGCAGTATGCGGTGTTTGATGCGGTGTTTGCCCGTGCGGGCCTGCCCCTTCTTCTCATTGGTGATCCCAAACAGGCCATATACGCCTTCCGCGGGGCGGATGTGTTTGCCTATCTGGATGCGGCCAAAAAAAGCAGAAAACGCTATACTCTGGATTATAACTGGCGTTCCGATCCTGAACTCATTGAAGCGGTTAACCGTATTTTTGAAAAGAATCCCCGGGCCTTTGTACTGGAGGGGATGGAGTTCCAGCCAGTTAAGGCCGCACCCAGAACAAGGGAAGTACTGACTGATCCGGCAAATGTGCTGCCATTTACCTTCTGGCTTGCTGAGTCTGAAGATCAAAAGCCCATATCTGTGAAACAGCTTCTGCCGAGGGCTCTTGGAGCCGTATCCGATGAAATTGTACGGCTTCTTGGTGGCGGCAGAAGGGGAGATATCCGCATAGGAGACAGGGGGGTTGAACCCGGTGATATGGCCGTTCTGGTCCGCAGCAATAAAGAAGCCCTTCAGGCTCGAAATTTCCTTGCGGATCGGGGTGTTCCTGCGGTTATCCATGCGGACGGCAATGTACTGGACAGTTCAGAGGCCAAAGAGCTGTTATCTGTACTGGCAGCCATTCATCATCCATGGAACGGCGGCAAACTCAGGCGGGCTCTGGGCACAAAGATCATGGGCTTTTCCATGAAGACCATTGATTTCCTGAACCGCAATGAACGGGCTTTCAACCGTGAGAGTACTTTTTTCATGGAATGCCGGAATCTTTGGCAGGAAAGGGGGGTTTTCCCCATGCTTTCCTATCTGTATGAAAAAGGCGGACTGCTGGTGCGGGCGGCGGGTTCAGGTGATGGAGAGCGGCAGGTGACCAACCTCCTTCATCTGGCAGAAATTCTCCATGGAGCCGAAGTAGAGGAGAAGAGGGGGCCGGAGGTACTTTTACGATGGCTGGAACGGCAGGGAAATCCGGCCTTTTCCCGTCGTATGGAAGCCCCCTTGCGCCTTGAAAGTGATGGGCAGCGGGTGCGGGTGATTACGGTGCATCGCTCCAAAGGACTTGAGTATCCCATTATTTTCTGCCCCTTTCTGTACAGTGCAACGGATGTACTGGGCCCTGCAACCAATCCCGAAAAGATTCTTGTCTATCACGATCCGGAACAGGGAAACCGGCTTTGCGTGGATTTGGGAGGCAGGGTGGACAGAAGCCGGGAAGAGTCCCTCACTCGGAAGGAATCCATGGCGGAACAGGCCCGCCTTCTTTATGTGGCCCTTACCCGCGCCCGTCACAGGGTGTATGCGGTCTGGGGCTCCATCAACAACACCAGAGGCAGGGCCTGCAACTGGGTATTGCACAATGAGGCGGATGTCATTCCTGCTGCGGATCAGGTGCAAAAGGATATGAACGCACTGGCCATGGACGGTGTGCTTGCCTGCCATCCTCTTCCCGAAGACCGGTGTCAGAAACTGCCACATTTGGCGGAAACGGCAGATATTCCGGTTTGTTGTACACCGGGGCATCTTCCTGCCGATCCTTTCCGTATTACAAGCTTTTCCTCCCTTGTGGCTGGAAAATACAGGGAGAACCCGGCGGACAGGGACGGTATCGCAAAGCTGACGGCCAAAAGTGAAGATCCGGCAGGAGATATTTTCTCTTTCCCCGCCGGGACAAGACCCGGCAGCTTTCTGCATCATGTTTTTGAGAACATTGATTTTACGCATGAAAGGTTTCAGTTTGAACCTGCGGTCCGCAAGAGTCTTTATCTTTTCGGATATGATGAAGCATGGCTGCCCGCCATTCTGGAAATGGTGGAAAGGGTGCTGGCCATGCCCTTTGGGGAAGAGGGATTCAGGTTGAAGGATGTGGAGCTTGCGGATCAGCTGCGGGAGCTTGATTTCTATTTTCCCCTGAACACCCTGGAGTCCGGTTTTATTTCACAATGGGTACAGAAGATCACTCTGGGCGCCTGTGAGTATCTGCCCCCGCAGCTGGAAAGATTGCATTTTTCCCGCAGTGCCGGATATGTAAGGGGTGTTATGGATCTTGTGTTCCGCCACAAGGGCCGCTATTACCTGCTGGACTGGAAATCCAATGATCTGGGGCCGGATTACATAGCGTACACTCCGGAAAATCTGAAAAAGGAAATGGCCGTTCATCTCTATACCCTGCAGTATCATCTGTATGTGCTGGCCCTGGACCGCTACTTGCGCCTTCGTCTTGAAAACTATGATTATGAGCGGGATTTTGGTGGGGTAGCCTATGTGTTTCTGCGCGGTGTTGATTCTGAAAAAGCTCCGGGATGCGGGCTTTTTTTTGAAAAACCTCCTGTGGACAGAATCCGTGAGATGGCCGGCTGGATGATGGCAGAAGGATTGTTGAACAGCAGCCCGGATTGA